The following are from one region of the Prevotella communis genome:
- a CDS encoding YitT family protein, translating to MTIQHKIIWNETKDYMFITLGLLMYTIAFTVFLMPYEIVAGGVTGLSAIIYYATGFHLENTYLIINGLLLIVALKILGYKFLMKTIYAIFMLALMLKFAQDVLPKQPNGLPFKLMGEGQEFISMIIGCTITGIALATVFNNNGSTGGTDIIAASVNKYNNNISLGSVLFSVDFCIIGSCMFFPQFGDYIERAHKVTFGFCVMAMENYVLDYVMNRSRQSVQFMIFSRKWQEIANAIGTQMNHGVTILDGHGWYTGNKMKVLCILAKKRESTNIFRLIKMIDPQAFVSQSAVIGVYGEGFDEMNVKIKESEKELVKSEK from the coding sequence ATGACTATACAGCATAAAATCATTTGGAACGAGACCAAGGACTATATGTTCATCACCCTTGGTCTGTTGATGTACACCATCGCCTTCACCGTCTTTCTCATGCCCTATGAGATTGTGGCTGGTGGTGTGACAGGTCTTTCGGCTATCATCTATTATGCCACAGGATTCCATTTGGAGAATACCTATCTGATTATCAACGGCCTGTTGCTCATCGTAGCCCTGAAAATACTGGGCTACAAGTTCCTGATGAAGACCATCTATGCTATCTTTATGCTTGCCCTGATGCTGAAATTTGCACAGGATGTACTGCCAAAGCAGCCTAACGGATTACCTTTCAAACTGATGGGCGAGGGTCAGGAGTTTATCTCAATGATTATCGGCTGTACCATCACTGGTATCGCCCTGGCCACCGTTTTCAATAACAATGGCTCTACGGGTGGTACGGATATCATTGCTGCCAGCGTGAATAAGTATAACAACAATATCTCGCTTGGCAGCGTGCTCTTTTCTGTCGATTTCTGTATCATTGGCTCCTGTATGTTCTTCCCGCAGTTTGGCGACTATATCGAGCGTGCCCATAAGGTGACCTTTGGTTTCTGCGTGATGGCTATGGAGAACTACGTGCTCGACTATGTGATGAACCGTAGCCGACAGTCTGTGCAGTTTATGATTTTCTCGCGTAAATGGCAGGAGATAGCCAATGCCATCGGCACGCAGATGAATCATGGTGTCACTATCCTGGATGGTCACGGCTGGTATACTGGAAACAAGATGAAGGTGCTCTGTATCCTCGCCAAAAAGCGCGAGAGCACCAATATCTTCCGTCTCATCAAGATGATAGACCCTCAGGCCTTTGTATCGCAGAGTGCCGTCATTGGTGTCTATGGTGAGGGATTCGACGAAATGAACGTGAAGATCAAGGAAAGCGAAAAGGAATTAGTGAAAAGTGAAAAGTGA
- the leuS gene encoding leucine--tRNA ligase: MEYNFREIEKKWQKRWVESGIYRVVEDDKKKKFYVLNMFPYPSGAGLHVGHPLGYIASDIYARYKRLQGYNVLNPMGYDAYGLPAEQYAIQTGQHPAITTEQNIKRYREQLDKIGFSFDWSREVRTCDPKYYHWTQWAFQQMFNSYYSTSSHKAQPTIKLIEHFELMGTENCGALGTEELHFTAAEWNAFSEKKKQEVLMNYRIAYLAETMVNWCPALGTVLANDEVINGVSERGGYPVEQKKMRQWCLRTSAYAQRLLNGLETIDWTDSLKEAQRNWIGRSEGTEMEFQVADSEKHFTIFTTRADTIFGVTFMVLAPESELVTELTTADQKAAVDEYLAYVKKRTERERQMDHSVTGVFSGSYAVNPFTGDKIPVWISEYVLAGYGTGAIMAVPAHDSRDYAFAKHFNLPIIPLIEGADVSEESFDAKEGRVMNSPAEGKTTLDGFSLNGLSVKEAIAATKKFVTEHNLGRVKVNYRLRDAIFSRQRYWGEPFPVYYKDDMPYMIPKECLPLELPEIDEYKPTATGEPPLGHAKKWAWDTKNNCVADCSAIDNKTIFPLELNTMPGFAGSSAYYLRYMDPQNDKGLVSKEANEYWRNVDLYVGGSEHATGHLIYSRFWNKFLFDSGYTCEEEPFKKLVNQGMIQGRSNFVYRIEDEGADKGKFVSLNLRKNYKETTPIHVDVNIVSADVLDIDAFKAWRPEYNNAEFILEDDKYICGWAVEKMSKSMYNVVNPDMIVEKYGADTLRLYEMFLGPVEQSKPWDTNGIDGCHRFLKKFWNLCSSVCCDSVATDATPDNLKSVHKLIKKVSQDIEQFSYNTSISAFMICVNELSQQKCKSKEMIKNLVILIAPFAPHIAEELWEMLGEQGSVCDAQWPTWDEQYLVESQAKMGVAFNGKTRFEIQVSADADNASIEALVRGDERTAKYVEDKQIVKVIIVPKRMVNIVIK; the protein is encoded by the coding sequence ATGGAATACAACTTCAGAGAAATTGAGAAAAAGTGGCAGAAGCGATGGGTCGAGAGCGGCATTTATCGCGTAGTTGAGGACGACAAGAAGAAGAAATTCTACGTGCTGAATATGTTCCCTTATCCATCAGGAGCCGGTCTGCACGTTGGTCACCCTCTAGGCTATATCGCCAGTGACATCTATGCCCGCTACAAGCGCCTGCAGGGCTATAACGTACTGAATCCCATGGGTTACGACGCTTATGGTCTGCCTGCTGAGCAATATGCTATCCAGACCGGTCAGCATCCCGCTATCACCACAGAGCAGAATATCAAGCGCTATCGTGAGCAGCTGGACAAGATTGGTTTCTCATTCGACTGGAGTAGGGAAGTGCGTACCTGTGATCCCAAGTACTATCACTGGACACAGTGGGCCTTCCAGCAGATGTTCAACAGCTACTACAGCACTTCTTCACATAAGGCTCAGCCCACTATCAAACTGATTGAGCACTTCGAACTGATGGGTACTGAGAACTGTGGTGCCCTGGGTACAGAGGAGCTGCACTTCACCGCTGCCGAATGGAACGCCTTCTCTGAAAAGAAGAAGCAGGAGGTACTGATGAACTATCGTATTGCCTACCTGGCCGAGACGATGGTAAACTGGTGTCCAGCACTGGGCACCGTGCTGGCCAATGATGAGGTTATCAATGGTGTCTCCGAGCGCGGTGGCTATCCTGTGGAGCAGAAAAAGATGCGCCAGTGGTGCCTGCGCACCTCGGCTTATGCTCAGCGCTTGCTCAACGGACTGGAGACTATCGATTGGACAGACTCTTTGAAAGAGGCTCAGCGCAACTGGATTGGTCGTTCTGAGGGTACAGAGATGGAGTTCCAGGTAGCCGACAGCGAGAAGCACTTCACCATCTTCACCACACGTGCCGATACCATCTTCGGTGTTACCTTCATGGTACTGGCTCCTGAGAGCGAGCTCGTGACCGAGTTGACCACTGCCGATCAGAAGGCTGCCGTAGATGAATATCTGGCTTATGTGAAGAAGCGTACTGAGCGCGAGCGCCAGATGGACCACAGCGTCACAGGTGTTTTCTCTGGTTCTTATGCCGTTAATCCTTTCACAGGCGATAAGATTCCCGTATGGATTTCTGAATATGTGCTTGCCGGTTATGGTACAGGTGCCATCATGGCCGTACCTGCTCACGACAGTCGTGACTATGCCTTCGCCAAGCACTTCAACCTGCCCATCATCCCATTGATTGAGGGTGCTGATGTGTCAGAGGAGAGCTTTGATGCGAAAGAGGGTAGGGTGATGAACTCACCTGCTGAAGGAAAGACCACACTCGATGGTTTCTCACTCAATGGCCTGAGCGTAAAGGAGGCTATTGCAGCTACGAAGAAGTTCGTTACAGAGCACAACCTCGGTCGTGTAAAGGTGAACTATCGTCTGCGTGACGCTATCTTCAGTCGTCAGCGCTACTGGGGTGAGCCATTCCCTGTTTACTACAAGGATGATATGCCCTATATGATTCCAAAGGAGTGCCTGCCTCTGGAACTGCCTGAGATTGATGAATACAAGCCCACGGCAACTGGTGAGCCCCCATTGGGTCACGCCAAGAAATGGGCTTGGGACACCAAGAACAACTGTGTGGCCGATTGTTCCGCAATCGACAATAAGACCATATTCCCCCTCGAACTCAACACGATGCCTGGCTTCGCTGGTTCTTCAGCCTACTACCTGCGCTACATGGATCCCCAGAACGACAAGGGTCTGGTAAGCAAGGAGGCCAACGAATACTGGCGTAATGTGGACCTCTACGTAGGTGGTAGCGAACATGCTACTGGTCACCTCATCTACTCTCGTTTCTGGAATAAGTTCCTCTTCGACTCTGGCTATACCTGTGAGGAAGAGCCCTTCAAGAAGCTCGTCAACCAGGGTATGATTCAGGGACGCTCTAACTTCGTATACCGTATTGAGGACGAAGGTGCCGACAAGGGTAAGTTCGTGAGCCTGAACCTGCGCAAGAACTACAAGGAGACAACACCTATCCACGTCGATGTAAACATTGTCTCTGCCGATGTGCTGGATATCGATGCCTTCAAGGCTTGGCGTCCTGAATACAACAACGCCGAGTTCATCCTTGAGGATGACAAGTATATCTGTGGCTGGGCTGTAGAGAAGATGTCTAAGTCTATGTACAACGTGGTGAACCCCGATATGATTGTTGAGAAGTATGGTGCCGACACCCTGCGTCTCTACGAGATGTTCCTGGGTCCTGTAGAGCAGTCTAAGCCTTGGGATACCAACGGTATTGATGGTTGCCACCGCTTCCTCAAGAAGTTCTGGAACCTCTGCAGTTCTGTATGTTGTGACTCAGTCGCAACAGACGCAACCCCAGACAACCTGAAGAGCGTCCACAAGCTCATCAAGAAAGTATCTCAGGATATCGAGCAGTTCTCTTACAATACCTCTATCTCTGCCTTCATGATCTGCGTCAACGAGTTGTCTCAGCAGAAGTGCAAGAGCAAGGAGATGATCAAGAACCTCGTTATCCTCATTGCACCCTTCGCTCCCCATATTGCAGAAGAGTTGTGGGAGATGCTGGGTGAGCAGGGTAGTGTATGCGACGCCCAGTGGCCCACATGGGATGAGCAGTACCTCGTAGAGAGTCAGGCAAAGATGGGTGTAGCCTTCAATGGTAAGACCCGCTTTGAGATTCAGGTCTCTGCCGATGCCGACAACGCCTCTATCGAAGCTTTGGTTCGTGGTGACGAGCGTACGGCTAAGTACGTAGAAGACAAGCAGATAGTAAAGGTTATCATCGTGCCAAAGCGCATGGTGAATATCGTGATTAAGTAG
- a CDS encoding non-canonical purine NTP diphosphatase → MKIVFATNNQHKLQEIRQILGDRVEVLSLKDIGCDVDIPETGQTLEENALQKARYIYDHYHIDCFADDTGLEVEALDGAPGIYSARYASMESGAASHDSEANMARLLRELKDKDNRKARFRTVIALIQKKDICPCGCSSIKQEHLFEGIVNGEITTERSGAEGFGYDPIFRPDGFEHTFADMTAEQKNGISHRGRATAKLADYLLK, encoded by the coding sequence ATGAAGATAGTATTCGCCACCAACAACCAGCATAAGCTGCAGGAGATACGTCAGATATTGGGCGATAGGGTAGAGGTGCTCTCCCTGAAGGATATTGGCTGTGACGTGGATATCCCTGAGACAGGCCAGACACTGGAAGAGAATGCCCTGCAGAAAGCCCGTTATATCTACGACCACTATCATATTGACTGCTTTGCCGATGACACAGGTCTTGAGGTAGAGGCTTTAGATGGTGCTCCTGGCATCTATAGCGCCCGTTATGCCAGCATGGAATCTGGTGCTGCCAGTCATGACAGCGAGGCCAACATGGCGCGCCTGTTGCGCGAGCTCAAGGACAAAGATAACCGTAAGGCACGCTTCCGCACCGTTATCGCCCTTATCCAGAAGAAAGATATCTGTCCCTGTGGTTGCAGCAGCATCAAACAGGAACATCTCTTTGAAGGTATCGTCAATGGTGAGATTACCACAGAGCGGAGTGGGGCAGAGGGCTTTGGCTATGACCCTATATTCCGTCCTGATGGCTTTGAGCATACCTTTGCCGATATGACTGCCGAACAAAAGAACGGTATCAGTCATCGAGGACGCGCTACAGCGAAACTGGCTGATTATCTCCTTAAATAA
- the mutS gene encoding DNA mismatch repair protein MutS yields MAKKDGELTPMMKQFFDLKAKHPDAVMLFRCGDFYETYCEDAVTAARILGITLTHRNNGAGGKGDEMAGFPHHALDTYLPKLIRAGKRVAICDQLEDPKLTKKLVKRGITELVTPGVALSDNVLNYKENNFLASVHFGKSSLGVAFLDISTGEFLTGEGTADYVEKLLGSFSPKEVLFERGKKQDFELKFGSKFFTFQLDDWVFTDQTARQKLLKHFRVKNLKGFGVDHLQSGVIAAGAILQYLEQTQHTQIGHITSISRIEEDKYVRLDKFTIRSLELIQPMQEDGKSLLDVIDRTVSPMGGRLLRRWVVFPLKDEKPINERLDIVDYYYREPEFRQCVDEEIHRIGDLERIVSKVAVGRVSPREVVQLKTALQAIQPIKTACLYADNAALKRVGEQLNLCESLRERIEREIQNDPPQLVQKGGVIRSGVNEELDELRNIAYSGKDYLLQIQQREAEQTGISSLKIGYNNVFGYYLEVRNIYKDQVPAEWVRKQTLAQAERYITQELKEYEEKILGAEDKILSLEARLFNDLIMDMQAFIPQIQINANIIAHLDCLLSFAKVAEENNYIRPVIDASEVIDIKQGRHPVIEKELPIEEHYVPNDILLDNEKQQIIIITGPNMAGKSALLRQTALIVLLAQIGCFVPAEAARIGLVDKIFTRVGASDNISLGESTFMVEMTEASNILNNVSSRSLVLFDELGRGTSTYDGISIAWAIVEYLHENSKGHPRTLFATHYHELNEMEKNFSRIKNYNVSVKEVDGKVIFLRKLERGGSEHSFGIHVAEIAGMPRSIVKRANVILKQLESENAQVGGVGKPTSEIANSREGMQLSFFQLDDPVLCQVRDEILGIDVNNLTPLEALNKLNDIKKIVSGK; encoded by the coding sequence ATGGCAAAGAAGGATGGGGAACTGACCCCAATGATGAAGCAGTTTTTTGACTTGAAGGCGAAACACCCGGATGCAGTGATGCTGTTCAGGTGTGGCGACTTCTATGAGACTTACTGCGAAGATGCCGTCACAGCTGCTCGTATCCTGGGTATCACGCTGACTCATCGTAACAATGGGGCAGGGGGTAAGGGCGACGAGATGGCTGGATTCCCTCATCATGCCCTGGATACCTATTTGCCTAAACTTATCAGGGCTGGCAAGCGCGTGGCTATCTGCGACCAGTTGGAAGATCCTAAACTGACGAAGAAACTGGTGAAGCGAGGCATCACGGAACTGGTGACGCCTGGTGTGGCTCTCTCTGATAACGTGCTGAACTACAAGGAGAATAACTTCCTGGCCAGCGTGCACTTCGGAAAATCATCGCTTGGCGTGGCTTTCCTCGATATCTCTACGGGTGAATTCCTGACGGGCGAGGGTACAGCAGATTATGTGGAGAAACTGTTGGGCAGCTTCTCGCCAAAAGAGGTGCTTTTCGAACGAGGAAAGAAGCAGGACTTTGAACTGAAATTTGGCTCAAAGTTCTTTACATTCCAATTAGACGACTGGGTGTTTACGGATCAGACGGCTCGTCAGAAACTGCTGAAGCATTTCCGTGTGAAGAACCTGAAAGGCTTTGGCGTAGATCATCTGCAGAGTGGTGTGATAGCTGCTGGTGCTATCCTGCAATACCTGGAGCAGACACAGCACACGCAGATAGGACATATCACGTCTATCTCGCGTATCGAGGAAGATAAGTACGTACGTCTGGATAAGTTTACTATCCGCTCTCTGGAGTTGATACAGCCCATGCAGGAGGACGGTAAGTCGCTGCTCGACGTGATTGACCGCACGGTGAGTCCTATGGGAGGTCGTTTGCTGCGTCGCTGGGTAGTATTTCCACTCAAAGATGAAAAGCCTATCAACGAACGTCTGGATATTGTAGATTACTATTATCGTGAGCCTGAGTTCCGTCAGTGTGTGGATGAGGAGATTCATCGTATTGGCGACCTGGAACGTATTGTGTCTAAGGTGGCCGTGGGACGTGTATCGCCTCGTGAGGTGGTGCAGCTGAAGACGGCCCTGCAAGCTATCCAGCCCATCAAGACGGCATGTCTCTATGCTGATAACGCAGCGTTGAAAAGGGTAGGGGAACAGTTGAATCTTTGCGAGAGTCTTCGTGAAAGGATTGAGCGCGAGATACAGAACGATCCTCCTCAGCTGGTACAAAAAGGTGGCGTGATTCGTAGTGGGGTGAATGAAGAGCTCGACGAACTGCGGAATATTGCTTACAGCGGAAAGGATTATCTGCTGCAGATACAGCAGCGGGAGGCTGAACAGACTGGTATTTCTTCGCTGAAGATAGGTTATAATAATGTGTTTGGCTATTATCTGGAGGTGCGCAATATCTATAAGGATCAGGTGCCGGCAGAATGGGTGCGCAAGCAGACGCTGGCCCAGGCTGAGCGTTATATCACGCAGGAATTGAAGGAGTATGAGGAGAAGATTCTGGGCGCAGAGGATAAGATTCTCTCGTTGGAGGCCCGCCTCTTTAATGACCTGATTATGGATATGCAGGCTTTTATCCCTCAGATTCAGATCAATGCCAATATCATTGCCCATCTGGACTGTCTGCTGTCGTTTGCAAAGGTGGCAGAGGAAAACAACTATATCCGTCCGGTGATAGATGCCTCGGAGGTCATTGATATCAAGCAGGGACGCCATCCTGTGATTGAAAAGGAACTGCCCATAGAGGAACATTATGTGCCCAATGATATTCTGCTGGATAACGAGAAACAACAGATTATCATCATCACAGGTCCTAATATGGCTGGTAAATCGGCGCTGTTGCGTCAGACGGCACTCATTGTATTGCTGGCCCAGATAGGTTGCTTTGTGCCCGCAGAAGCCGCGAGAATCGGTCTAGTGGATAAGATTTTTACCCGTGTGGGCGCTTCGGATAATATCTCGCTGGGTGAGTCAACCTTTATGGTGGAGATGACGGAGGCCTCAAATATCCTGAACAACGTGTCGTCGCGCTCGCTGGTGCTCTTTGATGAGTTGGGTAGGGGAACGTCAACCTATGATGGTATCTCGATAGCCTGGGCCATCGTGGAATATCTGCACGAGAACTCGAAGGGGCATCCGCGCACACTTTTTGCTACGCACTATCACGAGCTCAACGAGATGGAGAAGAACTTTTCTCGCATCAAGAACTATAATGTCTCTGTGAAGGAGGTGGATGGAAAGGTTATCTTCCTGCGCAAACTGGAGCGTGGTGGCTCTGAGCATTCCTTTGGTATCCATGTGGCCGAAATTGCTGGTATGCCGCGCTCAATTGTAAAGCGTGCCAACGTCATTCTGAAGCAGCTGGAGAGCGAGAATGCCCAGGTGGGTGGGGTAGGGAAGCCTACCTCGGAAATCGCCAACAGTCGTGAGGGTATGCAACTCTCTTTCTTCCAACTCGACGACCCCGTGCTTTGTCAGGTGCGTGACGAAATCCTCGGCATAGACGTGAACAACCTCACGCCGCTTGAAGCCCTTAACAAACTAAACGATATCAAAAAAATAGTCTCAGGAAAATGA